The Leptospira paudalimensis region AACATAGAACCATCAAAACTTGCGAATACAGATTGTAGTTCTACATAAAGATCCTTTAACCAAAGTTCAGGTGGTCTCCTTTTGGTATAACTGGACTTTGCTCTAGATAAAACTGCTTGGAATACTACACCTAATACAAGAGCTCCTCCAGCTCCTTGTATTGATTTTCCCATTGCATCGGCATTGGCAAAAACAGTATATTCTCCCGATTCTAAATGAATCGAACCAACAATACATATATCTCCACCAATTTCCCCATCTTTCCCTCTAAATTGAAATTTTTTCTTTTGGTTGGTATAAGATTCAATTTTGAGTTCGGGAATTTTATTTTCAATTCGTGCTAACGGTTGGATGAGGAGTGAAGTTAAAAAATAATCCCCGTCTTGTTTTTCTTTTAAGATTTGTAATTGATTAAGTGATTCATTTAATGCGTCAGTTCGATCCTCAACTTTTTTCTCTAAGTTTTTATTGAGATCTTCAAATTCCTCATTCAATTTCACAAATGAATTTGCGAGAATCATTGCAAGTGAAATGTTAAAGAACAAAAATGCATATCCCATGATTCGAGGGAATACCCAATAATTTCGATTTGTTGCTGTATCAATGATGGCTGCAATTAAAACTATGGTGAGTCCTATCGTAATGTAAATTGCTCGTTTTTCTCCTTTTCTCAGATTTCGAATCAAATTGGAAAAAATGAGTATGACATAAAGGATCCATGTTGGTTGAACCAAATTGGAGAGAACAAAATTGAAGTGTTCTATATTATTCGAAACCAAGAAAAAGGAAAAGATCAACAATTGAAATCCATCTAAAATTTTCGCAAAAATTACATATCGATCTTCAAATAGCGTCCGCAAAAAATGGTACATGAATGGTATGAGTAACAAAATTGTTAAATATTCCAATTTTTTCATCTCTAAGAAAGAAAACCCGAGTTCATATTTTAATTGGTTTCTTAAAAAATTATAAAGTACGAATGAAAAAGAAAAGAGTGAAAAGAATAAATTTTCCCTGTCTTTTCTCCTTCTGATAAACAAAAATAAGAAGTAACTTCCAACCGTGATATAAACTGTAAGGAAAATTAATTTTATGAATTCATCTTTATAAAATCGATTTTGGATGTCAGTACTCGGACCTAATAATGTTTCGTCTTGTTCAATTCCGCCTGAATTTTGAAAATACAGTTGGATTTTAACCAACAAAAGATTCTTTTTTTTAGGCAAAATCAAATGGGAAGGAATCGGATAGATTCTCAATTTATCGTAATTTTGTGGAAACGGGGAATCCCATTCGCCTGTTTTGCCAATTAGTTTTCCATTTAAGAAGGTGCGGTCACGGTCATTGATAATCCCAAGACGAACACTATACTGAATATTTGGATCAACATCCATTTCGATCCATTTCGCTAAAATCACAGTTCTTTTCT contains the following coding sequences:
- a CDS encoding SpoIIE family protein phosphatase, yielding MIKKLLIVLVFSFSQLESSPLLDFTIQNHPHSITSLDSNQNDPKSQWYITENGLTESEIQNLKEENFSNYNWKRIKIPGNLFPSKENQKQKRTVILAKWIEMDVDPNIQYSVRLGIINDRDRTFLNGKLIGKTGEWDSPFPQNYDKLRIYPIPSHLILPKKKNLLLVKIQLYFQNSGGIEQDETLLGPSTDIQNRFYKDEFIKLIFLTVYITVGSYFLFLFIRRRKDRENLFFSLFSFSFVLYNFLRNQLKYELGFSFLEMKKLEYLTILLLIPFMYHFLRTLFEDRYVIFAKILDGFQLLIFSFFLVSNNIEHFNFVLSNLVQPTWILYVILIFSNLIRNLRKGEKRAIYITIGLTIVLIAAIIDTATNRNYWVFPRIMGYAFLFFNISLAMILANSFVKLNEEFEDLNKNLEKKVEDRTDALNESLNQLQILKEKQDGDYFLTSLLIQPLARIENKIPELKIESYTNQKKKFQFRGKDGEIGGDICIVGSIHLESGEYTVFANADAMGKSIQGAGGALVLGVVFQAVLSRAKSSYTKRRPPELWLKDLYVELQSVFASFDGSMLSSVVLGMVGKNGYIYYINAEHPWSILYRDGVASFIETELSMRKLGFPKNNTHFQIKTFSLLDGDVLLVGSDGRDDIGLMSETENRYINEDETLILRFVERTDAKLLPLVQEIENNGEITDDISFLRIGYQSEIPKLSISEEIRRTFLNIQTDAKKGNYENALSELIPLLTQFSHPNFHSLAGKIYFHQKKWIEALHHLKLAFNENPSKENLLYMIAKSEFQLGKIEDAVIWCERLFLRNKSHKQNTKLFFRLLDLTENFDKKSFYLEFLSHEGNTI